A stretch of Pseudomonas taetrolens DNA encodes these proteins:
- a CDS encoding 1-acyl-sn-glycerol-3-phosphate acyltransferase: MGEFDTIRPYDDAEVPAVLARLLSDKAFLDILTHFRFPRLAGAFGWLLKPLISHRLRKEFAGVTSVATLQDKVEVYVDRTIEHATDGVTYTGVEHLKSGSAYLFLANHRDIVMDPAFVNYAVYHAGLPTPRIAIGDNLLQKPFVSDLMRLNKSFIVHRSITGRREKLAAYQLLSAYINHSIRNDCQSIWIAQAEGRAKDGDDRTDSAILKMFHMSRKNEPFSEVIQSLNLTPVSISYEYDPCDQAKARELYIRATTGTYSKTPGEDDTSIANGITGYKGRVHVNFATPITAPFEDSKLLATEMDRHILSGYRLFPAHYLAYAQWAEADPQLQVPAAAQVFPAEELAKAQQEWQRRLDACPVEHRPYLVLQYATPVRNQYRVKAGLPL, encoded by the coding sequence ATGGGCGAATTCGATACCATCCGACCTTACGACGACGCCGAAGTCCCAGCAGTGCTGGCCCGGCTGCTCAGCGACAAGGCGTTTCTAGATATCCTGACCCACTTTCGCTTCCCGCGCCTGGCAGGCGCTTTCGGTTGGCTGTTAAAACCTCTTATATCGCATCGCCTGCGCAAGGAGTTCGCGGGCGTCACGTCGGTCGCAACCCTGCAGGACAAAGTCGAAGTGTACGTCGACCGAACCATCGAGCATGCCACTGACGGCGTGACCTACACCGGTGTCGAACACCTGAAGTCAGGCAGCGCCTACCTGTTCCTGGCCAATCATCGCGATATCGTGATGGACCCCGCGTTCGTTAACTACGCGGTGTATCACGCAGGCCTGCCGACACCGCGTATCGCCATCGGTGACAACCTGCTGCAAAAGCCGTTTGTCAGCGACCTGATGCGGCTAAACAAAAGCTTTATCGTGCACCGTTCCATCACCGGTCGACGTGAAAAGCTGGCGGCGTATCAATTGCTCTCGGCCTATATCAATCACTCGATTCGCAACGATTGCCAGTCGATCTGGATTGCCCAGGCCGAAGGTCGCGCCAAGGACGGTGACGACCGTACCGATTCAGCGATCCTCAAAATGTTCCACATGAGCCGTAAAAACGAGCCTTTCTCCGAGGTCATCCAGTCACTGAACCTGACACCGGTGTCGATCAGCTACGAATACGATCCATGTGATCAGGCGAAGGCGCGCGAGCTGTATATCCGTGCAACCACCGGCACCTACAGCAAGACCCCCGGAGAGGACGACACCAGCATCGCCAACGGCATTACCGGCTACAAAGGCCGCGTGCATGTGAACTTCGCGACTCCGATCACCGCTCCCTTCGAAGACAGCAAACTGCTGGCGACCGAAATGGACCGGCATATTCTCAGCGGCTATCGCCTGTTTCCGGCTCATTACCTGGCGTATGCGCAATGGGCCGAGGCCGACCCGCAATTGCAGGTGCCCGCGGCGGCTCAAGTGTTCCCGGCCGAAGAGCTGGCGAAGGCTCAGCAAGAGTGGCAACGTCGCCTGGATGCCTGCCCTGTCGAGCATCGTCCGTATCTGGTGCTGCAATATGCGACCCCTGTACGCAACCAGTACCGGGTCAAAGCCGGCTTGCCGCTATAA
- a CDS encoding CPXCG motif-containing cysteine-rich protein: MLETEAYECPYCGEPAEAVLDLSGGDQTYVEDCPVCCRPIVFHLQTDGQEWMLDVHSENE, translated from the coding sequence ATGCTTGAAACCGAAGCCTATGAATGCCCTTATTGCGGCGAGCCTGCCGAAGCGGTGCTTGATCTTTCCGGGGGGGACCAGACGTATGTTGAAGATTGCCCTGTGTGCTGCCGGCCTATTGTTTTCCATTTGCAGACTGACGGTCAGGAATGGATGCTCGATGTTCACAGTGAGAACGAGTAA
- a CDS encoding putative signal transducing protein: MQRIYEPESLMEAELLLGMLASEGIEARLQGRDLIGGTGELPALGLLGLAVADDQALYARELIDAYNAASPVAGDEPESFPDVLVC; the protein is encoded by the coding sequence ATGCAACGCATCTATGAACCGGAAAGCCTGATGGAAGCCGAACTGCTGCTGGGGATGCTGGCCAGCGAAGGGATCGAGGCCCGTCTTCAGGGGCGCGACCTGATCGGCGGCACCGGCGAGCTGCCTGCATTGGGTTTGTTGGGGCTGGCAGTGGCCGATGATCAGGCCCTGTACGCCCGAGAGTTGATCGATGCGTACAATGCCGCTTCGCCGGTGGCGGGCGATGAGCCCGAGAGCTTCCCGGATGTGCTGGTCTGCTAA
- a CDS encoding SOS response-associated peptidase, whose amino-acid sequence MCGRFALFRWNPAFAALPGFPADQQAQWNISPNDSVLILRAGAEPDQRELARARWGLTPPWLTDLSRTPAHARAETLAEQPMFREAFRQRRCLIPANGFYEWRGTTRKRPYWLTPGEGASLFFAGIWEAYPVEGHVWLSAAVVTQAAASQRRPLILDEAGQRAWLDPQTPLPVLQALLASAQLPLRERPLANLVNDPKLNAPECLTPG is encoded by the coding sequence ATGTGTGGACGTTTTGCCCTGTTTCGCTGGAACCCTGCCTTTGCAGCCTTGCCCGGTTTTCCGGCGGACCAGCAGGCCCAGTGGAATATTTCGCCCAATGACTCGGTATTGATCCTGCGAGCAGGTGCCGAGCCTGATCAGCGCGAGCTGGCGCGGGCGCGTTGGGGTTTGACCCCGCCGTGGCTGACCGACCTCTCGCGAACACCGGCCCATGCGCGTGCTGAAACTCTGGCCGAGCAACCGATGTTTCGTGAAGCGTTTCGCCAGCGGCGTTGTCTGATCCCGGCCAATGGTTTTTATGAGTGGCGCGGCACCACAAGAAAGCGTCCTTACTGGTTGACGCCGGGTGAGGGCGCTTCGCTTTTTTTTGCCGGTATCTGGGAGGCTTATCCGGTCGAAGGGCACGTATGGTTGAGCGCTGCGGTGGTGACTCAGGCGGCGGCCAGCCAGCGCCGCCCGCTGATTCTGGATGAGGCCGGGCAGCGTGCCTGGCTTGATCCACAAACCCCTTTGCCGGTATTGCAGGCGCTGCTGGCCAGCGCACAATTGCCGTTGCGCGAGCGACCTTTGGCCAATCTGGTCAACGATCCAAAACTCAATGCCCCCGAGTGCCTGACGCCGGGTTGA
- a CDS encoding M48 family metallopeptidase — translation MGKLSVVCVVGVGLLLGGCQSVNTTNGGAVGVERKQYMFSMLSSQQVDQMYAQSYQQTVGEANSKGVLDKTSTNAKRLQAIAKRLIAQAPAFRPDSAQWDWEVNLIKSDELNANCGPGGKIIFYSGIIDQLKLTDDEIAAIMGHEVAHALREHSRESMSKAYGIEIAKQGAGALLGLGQDSLGLADTVVNYSLTLPNSRSNENEADLIGLELAARAGYNPNAAITLWEKMSRQSQSAPPEFMSTHPASASRIAALEAAIPKVMPLYQQASKNR, via the coding sequence ATGGGTAAGTTATCGGTAGTTTGCGTGGTGGGCGTCGGCTTGTTGCTCGGCGGTTGCCAGTCGGTGAATACCACCAATGGTGGTGCCGTAGGCGTTGAACGCAAGCAGTACATGTTCAGCATGCTGTCGAGCCAGCAAGTCGACCAGATGTATGCGCAGTCGTACCAGCAGACAGTTGGAGAAGCCAACAGCAAAGGGGTTCTGGACAAGACCAGTACCAACGCCAAGCGCTTGCAAGCGATTGCCAAGCGGCTGATTGCCCAGGCGCCAGCGTTTCGCCCTGATTCGGCGCAATGGGATTGGGAAGTCAATTTGATCAAGAGCGACGAGCTCAATGCCAACTGCGGCCCAGGTGGCAAGATCATCTTCTACAGCGGGATCATTGATCAGCTCAAGCTGACCGACGACGAAATCGCGGCAATCATGGGGCACGAAGTTGCCCACGCCTTGCGCGAGCACAGTCGTGAGTCCATGTCCAAGGCCTATGGTATCGAGATCGCCAAGCAGGGCGCCGGTGCGTTGCTGGGGCTGGGCCAGGACAGCCTCGGCCTGGCCGATACCGTGGTCAACTACAGCCTGACCTTGCCCAACAGCCGCAGCAATGAAAACGAAGCGGATCTGATCGGTCTGGAGTTGGCGGCGCGTGCAGGCTACAACCCGAATGCGGCCATCACCTTGTGGGAGAAGATGTCCCGCCAGTCTCAGAGTGCACCGCCGGAGTTCATGAGCACTCACCCGGCTTCGGCCAGTCGGATTGCGGCTCTTGAAGCGGCGATTCCGAAGGTGATGCCGCTTTATCAGCAAGCCTCGAAAAACCGGTAG
- a CDS encoding TMEM165/GDT1 family protein yields MLDSLLVPTAIVALAEIGDKTQLLALILAARFRKPWPIIAGIVAATLANHAAAGAVGAWFGSFFSDVTLHWILAASFAATALWTLVPDKMDDDEASTARKYGPFITTLITFFIAEIGDKTQVATVMLAAQYPDLWLVIIGTTLGMLIANVPVVLAGNFAADKLPLTLIRRLAATAFFVLAAVAVYKAMVISGWV; encoded by the coding sequence ATGCTCGATTCCCTGCTCGTTCCTACTGCAATCGTTGCCTTGGCCGAAATCGGCGACAAGACGCAACTGCTCGCACTCATTCTCGCCGCCCGCTTTCGCAAACCCTGGCCCATTATCGCCGGCATCGTGGCTGCGACCCTGGCCAACCATGCGGCCGCCGGTGCCGTAGGCGCCTGGTTCGGGAGCTTCTTTTCGGACGTCACGCTGCACTGGATCCTCGCAGCGAGCTTCGCCGCCACAGCCCTGTGGACCCTGGTGCCCGACAAAATGGACGACGACGAAGCCAGTACCGCACGCAAGTACGGCCCTTTCATCACAACCCTGATTACGTTCTTCATTGCTGAAATCGGCGACAAGACCCAAGTCGCAACCGTGATGCTGGCCGCGCAGTATCCCGATTTGTGGCTGGTCATCATCGGCACCACTCTCGGCATGCTGATTGCCAACGTACCGGTGGTATTGGCCGGTAACTTTGCCGCAGACAAACTGCCGCTGACCCTGATCCGTCGCCTGGCAGCAACGGCATTCTTCGTACTGGCGGCGGTGGCCGTGTACAAAGCGATGGTGATCAGCGGCTGGGTGTAA
- a CDS encoding class I SAM-dependent methyltransferase — MDPRSEVLLRQPEYFQGSLLLVGLPADELLGELPNAHGWCWHAGDQATLDTRFPGRVHFGVEVPERGFDTAVVFLPKSKELTDYVLKAVAAHLPGADVFLVGEKKGGIEGASKQLVPFGKPRKLDSARHCQLWQTTVVNAPAAPILADLAQHYELALAEGPLKVVSLPGVFSHGRLDRGSALLLEHLDKLPSGHVLDFGCGAGVLGAAVKRRYPHNNVTLLDVDAFATASSRLTLAANGLEAEVITGDGIDAAPMGLNTILSNPPFHVGVHTDYHATENLLQKAVKHLKSGGELRLVANSFLRYQPLIEEHLGPCRVKAEGQGFRIYSAKRR, encoded by the coding sequence ATGGATCCGCGCAGTGAAGTACTGCTTCGCCAGCCTGAATACTTTCAGGGCTCGTTGCTGCTGGTAGGTTTGCCAGCGGACGAACTGTTGGGTGAATTGCCTAACGCACATGGCTGGTGCTGGCACGCCGGCGATCAGGCAACGCTGGATACACGCTTTCCCGGACGCGTGCATTTCGGCGTAGAGGTACCCGAGCGCGGATTCGACACCGCCGTGGTGTTTTTACCCAAGTCCAAGGAACTGACGGATTACGTCCTCAAAGCCGTGGCGGCTCACCTGCCCGGCGCGGACGTATTTTTGGTCGGCGAGAAAAAGGGCGGCATCGAAGGTGCATCCAAGCAATTGGTACCGTTCGGCAAGCCACGCAAGCTCGACAGCGCACGGCATTGCCAGTTGTGGCAAACCACGGTCGTCAATGCCCCGGCGGCTCCGATACTCGCGGACCTCGCCCAGCATTACGAGCTGGCGCTGGCCGAAGGCCCGCTCAAGGTCGTCAGCCTGCCCGGCGTCTTCAGCCACGGCCGCCTGGATCGCGGCAGTGCCTTGCTGCTCGAACATCTGGACAAACTGCCCAGCGGCCATGTGCTGGATTTTGGTTGCGGTGCAGGCGTCCTCGGCGCGGCAGTCAAACGTCGCTACCCGCATAACAACGTCACGCTGCTCGATGTGGATGCCTTCGCCACTGCCAGCAGTCGCCTGACCCTCGCCGCCAACGGCCTCGAGGCCGAAGTGATTACGGGCGACGGTATCGATGCCGCACCCATGGGTTTGAACACGATCCTGAGCAATCCGCCGTTCCATGTCGGCGTTCACACCGATTACCACGCCACCGAAAACTTGCTGCAAAAAGCAGTCAAACATCTTAAATCAGGTGGCGAACTGCGCCTTGTGGCTAACAGCTTCCTGCGCTACCAGCCACTGATCGAAGAACACCTGGGACCTTGCAGGGTCAAGGCCGAAGGGCAAGGGTTCCGGATCTACAGCGCCAAGCGCCGCTGA
- a CDS encoding 2-hydroxyacid dehydrogenase, with protein sequence MINTHRAVFLDHSSLDLGDLDLTPLRHCFGELQLWDTTSADQVVERLQGARVAISNKILLNAETLAACPDLKLILIAATGTNNVDLEAARAQGITVTNCQGYGTPSVAQHTLMLLLALATRLIDYQKAVTAGEWQKAKQFCLLDYPIVELEGKTLGLFGHGELGSAVAKLAEAFGMRVLVGQIPGRPARADRLPLDELLPRVDALTFHCPLNEHTRNFIGARELALLKPGTFVVNTARGGIIDEQALADALRSGHLGGAATDVLTIEPPRDGNPLLAADIPRLIITPHSAWGSREARQRIVTQLSENASAFFNGTALRVVS encoded by the coding sequence ATGATTAACACTCACCGCGCCGTGTTCCTCGACCACTCTTCCCTGGACCTCGGCGATCTTGACCTCACCCCTCTGCGTCACTGCTTTGGCGAGTTGCAGCTGTGGGACACCACCTCTGCGGATCAAGTGGTCGAGCGCCTGCAGGGCGCTCGCGTAGCCATCAGCAATAAAATCCTGCTGAATGCCGAGACCCTTGCCGCCTGTCCTGACCTGAAGCTGATCCTGATAGCCGCCACCGGCACCAATAATGTCGACCTCGAGGCTGCCCGCGCCCAAGGGATTACCGTCACCAATTGCCAGGGTTATGGCACGCCTTCGGTAGCCCAGCACACCTTGATGCTATTGCTCGCGCTGGCCACACGCCTGATCGACTACCAAAAAGCCGTAACCGCAGGCGAATGGCAAAAGGCCAAGCAGTTCTGCCTGCTGGACTACCCGATTGTGGAGCTGGAAGGCAAAACCCTGGGCCTGTTCGGCCACGGAGAGCTGGGCAGCGCGGTGGCCAAGCTGGCTGAAGCGTTCGGCATGCGCGTGTTGGTCGGGCAAATCCCGGGGCGCCCGGCCCGCGCCGATCGCCTGCCTCTGGACGAACTGCTGCCACGCGTCGATGCCCTGACCTTTCACTGCCCGCTCAATGAACACACGCGAAACTTTATCGGCGCCCGCGAGTTGGCGCTGCTCAAACCCGGAACCTTTGTGGTCAACACCGCTCGGGGCGGGATAATCGATGAGCAGGCGCTGGCCGATGCCTTGCGCAGCGGTCATTTGGGCGGGGCGGCGACCGACGTACTGACCATAGAACCACCACGTGACGGCAACCCGCTGCTGGCGGCAGACATTCCGCGCCTGATCATTACCCCGCACAGCGCCTGGGGCAGCCGCGAGGCGCGCCAGCGGATCGTCACCCAACTCAGTGAAAACGCCAGCGCATTCTTCAACGGTACAGCGCTGCGGGTCGTCAGTTGA
- a CDS encoding LysE family translocator, whose translation MYWTEFLTVALIHLLAVASPGPDFAVVVRESVTHGRRAGLFTAFGVGTAIFVHVGYSLLGIGIIVSQSIVLFNALKWLAAAYLLYIGYKALRAKPADPAALAAALPVGERTARGAFTSGFVTNGLNPKATLFFLSLFTVVINPHTPLSIQAGYGVYLAVATGLWFCMVAVLFSHQRVRTGFARMGHWFDRTMGAVLVALGVKLAFTEMH comes from the coding sequence ATGTACTGGACTGAATTTTTGACTGTTGCCCTGATTCACTTGTTGGCGGTGGCCAGCCCCGGGCCGGATTTCGCTGTGGTGGTACGTGAAAGCGTGACCCACGGACGACGCGCCGGCCTGTTTACGGCGTTCGGTGTCGGCACGGCGATTTTCGTCCATGTCGGTTATTCGCTACTGGGTATCGGGATCATCGTGTCGCAGTCCATTGTGCTGTTCAACGCCCTTAAATGGCTGGCGGCGGCTTACCTGTTGTACATCGGCTACAAGGCCCTGCGTGCCAAGCCGGCTGATCCGGCCGCCCTGGCGGCGGCGTTGCCAGTGGGCGAGCGCACGGCGCGCGGAGCGTTCACCTCGGGCTTTGTGACCAATGGCTTGAACCCCAAGGCAACGCTGTTTTTCTTGTCGCTGTTCACTGTGGTGATCAACCCGCACACGCCGCTGTCGATTCAGGCCGGCTATGGGGTGTATCTTGCGGTCGCGACCGGGCTGTGGTTTTGCATGGTGGCCGTGCTGTTCAGTCACCAGCGTGTTCGTACAGGCTTTGCGCGCATGGGGCACTGGTTTGATCGCACCATGGGCGCGGTGCTGGTGGCGCTGGGCGTAAAGCTGGCCTTTACCGAAATGCACTGA
- a CDS encoding DUF1302 domain-containing protein, with the protein MSSVNRFWRLAKLPLAVSLASTFTGSAWGVSFNLGAIEGQIDSELSIGASWSTAKADHNLIGSNNGGQGHSQISDDGRLNFKRGETFSKIVTGMHGLELKYGDSGLYVRGKYWYDFELQDDSRPFKSISDSGRKASAQSAGAQWLDAFVYHNYAIADQPGAVRLGKQVVSWGESAFIGGGINAINPTDASAYRRAGTEYKDGLVPVNLFYISQNLTDNLSAEAFYQLDWEQSEADNCGTFFSQSDVIADGCSGNYRVMSKRSALDVADLAALTSAGVDVNEEGVLVRRGADRDARNSGQFGVAMHYVYEPLDTEFGAYFINYHSRDPIISAGAAPQSAYNAASASGGLGSMIVAGNSSYYVEYPEDIRLYGLSFATTLSTGTRWKGELSYRPNAPVQINSNDLLYANVTLLPGLAGASPLGVSPGADLQGYRRKEVSQFQTSLIHVFDNAMGANRLTLIGEAGVTYVGGLESGSELRYGRDPVFGSGGNEGFTTATSWGYRARAVWEYNSVLPGINLKPVLGWSHDVSGYAPGPNATFEEGRKAVTLGLDGEYQNTYTGSLSYTNFFGGRYNTLSDRDFVSMSVGVKF; encoded by the coding sequence ATGTCCTCAGTCAACCGGTTCTGGCGTCTGGCCAAACTGCCGCTGGCAGTCAGCCTGGCCTCTACGTTTACCGGGTCCGCCTGGGGCGTGAGTTTTAACCTCGGTGCGATTGAAGGTCAGATTGACTCCGAGCTGTCGATAGGTGCCAGTTGGTCGACCGCCAAAGCGGATCACAACTTGATCGGCTCCAACAATGGTGGCCAGGGCCACTCGCAAATCTCTGACGACGGGCGCCTGAACTTCAAGCGCGGTGAAACCTTCTCGAAGATCGTGACCGGCATGCACGGGCTTGAGCTGAAATACGGCGATAGCGGCCTGTATGTGCGGGGCAAATACTGGTACGACTTTGAACTGCAGGACGACAGCCGTCCCTTCAAGTCCATCAGTGACAGCGGGCGCAAAGCCTCGGCCCAATCGGCGGGCGCACAGTGGCTCGATGCGTTTGTCTACCATAACTATGCAATTGCCGATCAGCCCGGCGCGGTACGCCTGGGCAAGCAGGTCGTCAGCTGGGGCGAGTCAGCTTTTATCGGCGGGGGGATCAATGCAATCAACCCCACGGACGCGTCGGCTTATCGCCGGGCGGGTACCGAATACAAAGACGGCCTGGTGCCGGTCAATCTGTTTTATATCTCGCAAAACCTGACCGACAACCTGTCGGCCGAAGCTTTTTACCAACTGGATTGGGAGCAGTCCGAGGCGGACAATTGCGGGACGTTTTTCTCGCAGTCCGACGTGATTGCCGACGGTTGCTCCGGTAATTATCGGGTGATGAGCAAGCGCTCGGCGCTCGATGTAGCGGATCTTGCGGCATTGACCTCGGCGGGTGTCGACGTCAATGAGGAGGGCGTGCTGGTGCGCCGGGGGGCTGATCGCGATGCACGAAACAGCGGGCAGTTCGGCGTGGCCATGCATTATGTATATGAGCCGCTGGACACCGAGTTCGGAGCTTATTTCATCAATTACCACAGCCGTGACCCGATCATCAGCGCCGGCGCTGCGCCGCAGTCAGCTTACAACGCCGCCTCGGCATCCGGGGGGCTTGGGTCGATGATCGTGGCGGGCAACTCCAGTTACTACGTTGAATACCCGGAAGACATCCGGTTGTATGGCCTGAGCTTCGCCACCACGTTATCCACAGGCACTCGCTGGAAAGGCGAGTTGAGCTACCGTCCCAATGCGCCAGTGCAAATCAACAGCAACGATTTGCTCTACGCCAATGTGACCCTGCTGCCCGGCCTGGCTGGTGCCTCGCCCCTTGGCGTGAGCCCCGGCGCCGACCTGCAGGGATACCGACGCAAAGAGGTGAGCCAGTTCCAGACGTCGCTGATCCATGTGTTCGACAACGCCATGGGGGCCAATCGCCTGACCTTGATCGGTGAGGCGGGGGTAACGTACGTCGGTGGTCTGGAAAGCGGTTCCGAGCTGCGCTATGGCCGTGACCCGGTGTTTGGTTCGGGTGGCAATGAAGGTTTCACCACGGCCACCTCGTGGGGCTACCGGGCGCGCGCCGTATGGGAATACAACAGCGTGTTGCCCGGCATCAATCTCAAGCCGGTTCTGGGCTGGTCCCATGATGTCAGTGGCTATGCCCCGGGGCCCAACGCCACCTTCGAAGAAGGTCGAAAAGCCGTCACCCTCGGCCTTGACGGGGAATACCAGAATACCTACACCGGTAGTTTGTCCTACACCAACTTCTTCGGCGGACGCTACAACACCCTCAGTGATCGCGACTTTGTGTCGATGAGCGTCGGGGTCAAGTTTTGA